The Arcobacter roscoffensis genome segment TTTCATTTGTAAAAATATCAATTTTATCAACTCTTTTTTTTAGTTCAATTATCAACTCTTTTGGTATCATTTGAATATTTAGAAAATTTAGTTCAATTTTTTTGCTATCACTATCAAAGTAGTTTATTAAGGTTTTTATATCCTCTTTTTTTATTTTTTGAACTATGATTTTTAATACATCCTCATGTCTTTGTGCAACTACATTCATCTATGTTTTTTAGTACTCCAAACTTTTATTAAATTTCCTAAAATATTTAAATCAATTGGCTTTGACATATAATCATCAGCTCCAAGACTAATACATTTTTCTCTGTCTTCTTTCATGGCTTTTGCAGTTACAGCAATAATTGGGATATGTTTTAAGCTATCATCTTCTCTAATTCTCTCCATTGCTTCATAACCATCCATTACAGGCATCATAATATCCATTAAAATTAAATCAACTTTATCATTTTGCTTTAAAAATTCAATGGCTTCTTGTCCATTAAATGCTGTAAAAGTATTAGCTTCAAATTCTTTTAATGCAGCGTCTAAAACAAAAATATTTTTTATATCATCATCAACTATTAAAATATTTGTATCTTTTAAATCTATGGCATCAAAAATTTCATTGTTTGATTCTTCCGGCTCTTCTTCTCTATGTAAAAATAGATTGATTTCATTTAAAATTCTTTCATTTGAATTTGCTGTTTTAATAATAATACTATTACTATATTCTTGAAGTTTGATTTTATCTTCATAAGAAATATCTCTTCCAGTATAAATAATAATTGGAAGATTAGGATGATTATTTTTAATAAATTCACATACTTCATAACCACTTCCATCCATAAGTCCTAAATCAACTACAACCGTATCATAAAGCTCTTTTTTTACTTCTTCAATAGCTTGTGAAGCTGTCTTAACACCTTTTATATTTACACCCTCACCAACAAGTTCAATTAAAGCTTCTCTTTGTACTTCATCATCTTCAACAATAAGTAAGTCTTTGATTTTTTTCTCTTGAAAAGAATCAATTGAAGAAATTACACTATTAATATCTCCATCATATACAGGTTTCTGTAAGTAACCAATTGCACCTAGTTCTAATGTTTCTTTGTTCTTATCTTTTGAAGATATAATGTGAACAGGTATATTTTTTGTATGAGCTTGAGATTTTAATTGTTTTAATACATCAATTCCATCCATATCAGGAAGAGTTAAATCTAGTAAAACCCCTTTAATATTATAGTTTTTGATTAAGTCTAAACCAGAAGCTCCATCATAAGCAACAAGTACAAAGTTATTGTCTTTTTTAATTTCTTCATAAACAATATCAGCAAAGGCTTCATCATCATCGATAACTAAATAAGCTTCATCATTTGTATTTATAATGTTTCTATCATCATTAGCTACTTTTTTAGAATTGTTAGTTAAATCTTTTTTTGTCTTTTCATTGCTTTGAAGTTTAAAACTTCCTTCATCTTCAAATACAGATTTTGTACTATTTACACTTTCTAAGTTAGGTAAATCAATACTAAAGTTACTTCCTTTTTCCTCTTTTGATTCTAAAGAGATATAACCACCAAGTAGTTTTGCTAATTCTCTTGAAATAGATAAGCCAAGTCCAGTACCACCATATTGTCTACTTGTACCACCATCTGCTTGTGTAAAGGCTTTGAATATATCTTCTTGCTTGTTAAGAGGTATTCCAATTCCTGTATCAATTACATTAATTCTAAATTCTTGTGAAAGATCTGACGATGGCTCTATTTTTACAGTAATAGAACCTTCTTTTGTAAATTTGAAAGCATTTGAAATAAGGTTTCTTAAAATCTGTAGGATTCTATCTTTATCATTATGTATAATGCTATTATACTCATCAATAACATTAAACTCTAAACCTTTGTCATTTGCAGTAAAGTCAAAAGTATCTTTTAAATGAGATAATAAATCTTTACTAGAGAAGTTATCTACTATCACTTCCATTTTTCCAGACTCAACTTTTGATAAATCTAAAATATCATTAATAAGTCTTAATAAATCATTTCCTGAATCAAAAATAGTTTTTGCTTTTTTAATATCATCATTATTTAAAGATTTTTTACTATTTTTTTGAAGTAGTGATGAAAGTAGAATAATAGAGTTTAGAGGTGTTCTTAACTCATGACTCATATTTGCCAAAAATTCAGATTTGTATTTACCTGATTTTGTTAATTCATCAGCTTTTTTCTCTATTTCTTTTTTTGTTTCTTCTAGTTGTTGATTTTGAAGTTTTAAGTTTTGCTCAGAAATTTTTAGCTGTTGCTGCTGTTCTTCCATGTTGGCATTTGCTTCTTCTAATTGTTGTTGTTGCTCTTCCATATTTGCGTTTGCTTCTTCAAGTTGAACTTGTTGTTCTTCCATTTGAGCATTTGCTTCTTGAAGTTCTAATTGTTGTTTTTCTAATCTATCATTTGCAACTTTTGTATTTTCAAGTAGTTTTTGTACTTTGTTAGCTTGAATAGATGTAGCTAATGAAATACAAATAGCCTTAGTAATATTTGATAAAAACTCTAAAGTCTGTTTGTTGAATTCATTAAATGAACCTAGTTCAATAACTCCAAATAGTTCGTCATTATAAATCAAAGGAAAAGTATAAGTGTTATATGAGGCTTGAGTTACAGTTCCAGTTGTGATTAGGTTTTCATCTTTTTTGATATTTTTAAGTAAAATGGCTTCTTTTTGAAAGGCAACTTGTCCTATTACCCCTTGTTTTAAGTCAAATGAAGTTGATAATTCATCTCTTATTACATGGGCATAACTTGCATATTGTTGAAGTTTTTGTTTATCTTCTTCATAAAAATAAAATACACCAACACCTGCATTTATATAGTTACTTATAAACTTAATAGACTCATTACTAACATCATTTACAGATTTTAAATTCATTAGTATTTGATTTAGTTGAGTTACCCCATCTTTAATCCAAGCTTCAATATCACTTTTTTCAATATTTTCTCTTGTTTTTTCAATACCTTTGTTTACAGCATTACTCATAATACCAATTTCATCATTTGAATCACTATTAAGAAGTTTAACTTCATGTGTCTCTTGATTTAAAAACTTGAAGAAGTTTAGTAATCCATCTTGAAAACTACTTAATGAGTTGATTATATATTTTTGAATTACTAAGTAAAGTAAAATCATTATAATTAAAAAAGATACAAGTGTAATTATAATCATTGTATTTCTTAATTCATTTGGTTTTTTTAATATATCTTCTAAATTAATTTCAGAAATCACTGCCCATCTTAATTCTTCGTCTATATCAAAGTTTGTATATGAAGATAAAACCTTATTTCCTAGGTAATCTGTAATTACTTTAGTTCCTGTATTTCCTCTTAAAGCTTCTTTTGCTGCAATTGTGTCAACTCTACCACTTTGAGGATATTTTAAAGAGTTTTCTAAAGAGTGAGTTTTAGGAGACAAAAAACTATCACTTCTCATATGTAAGTCATCACCTACAAGATAATCTTCATGTGAACTTACATAACCACTTCTATATTTCATAATAGCTTGAATATTTTCATTATCTATTTTATAAACTAAAACTGATTTAAATTGATCCTTTATGTAAACAGGTGCTGCGATAAACATACTTGGTTCACCATTCCTAGGTTCATATGCACTCATATCATAAAATACAACTCTTTTGTATTTTTTAACTTTTTGCCAAATTTTTGCAAGACCACTTTTTCTAAACTCACCATTTGCTAGATTTGCACCAAAATCGTTTCTTTTTCCAAAAGTATATAGAACATGCCCTGATTCAGCAGAGATTACATATACATCATCAAAAGGATATGTATCAGTATAACTTTTATAAAAAGCATCCCATTTTGGAAGTAACTCCTTTACTTTTTTATTATTTACTGGAAATTTACTATAAGGGTCTATGTCTAATTCTTCTTGAACAGCTAAAAACTCTTTTGTTAAATCTTTAGAGAAACTAGTTTTTGTTAAAAGATATATTTGTTTTTTATATAGTTTAAAAATATCTTCAAGTTGTTTAATCTTTGAATCTCTGACCGATGTTAATTGTGAATACTTTGATTCTATTAATGTTTCTTTCATTTGATTTATTGAAACAATACCAAGTGTTGAAGCTAAAATTAGAAGTGATAAACCAATAAGAATTATTAGTTTAAGTTTGATAGAAATATTTTTCATTAATGTAACTCTTTAATTTGTTATTATAATAATTATAACGTAAGTTAAATAATAAACTATTTGATTGGTATCAAGAGTTTATTAATATTACTTCTAAAATTATTTTTTTATAAAAATAACAAATTTTTTAGTATAAATTATCCATCAGCTTTAATTAGATATAATCGCCACATATTACAGATTTGGAGTTAATTTTATATGGTACAAGTAGTAAATTTAAAAAAAGCATTCGGAGCAAGAGTGCTTTTTCAAGACATTAATCTTAAACTAGATACAGGGAAAAGATATGGTCTAATTGGTGCAAATGGTGCTGGTAAGACTACATTTCTTAAGATTTTAGCAGGTATTGAAGATGCAACAGAGGGTGAAGTTCAAGTTCAAAATGGTAAAAAAGTAGGAACACTAGAGCAAAATCAGTTTGCATACGAAGAGCATACATTATTTGATACAGTATTATTAGGTAATAAAAGACTATATGATGCAATCAAAGAAAAAGAAGAGTTATATATGAGTCCTGAGTTTACTGATGAAGTAAACAACAGATTAGCAGAATTAGAAATTGTTTGTGTTGAAGAAGACCCAACATATGAATATGATGTAAAGATTACAAAAATCTTAGAAGATTTAGGTTTTCCAGCTTCTCAACAAACTGATTTAATGTCTACATTAACAGGTGGAGATAAATTTAAGGTTTTATTAGCACAAGTTTTATATCCAAAACCTGATGTTTTATTCCTAGATGAGCCTACGAATAACCTTGATATTGAAACTATTGGATGGTTAGAAAACCAGTTACAACACCATGATGGTACTATGGTAGTTATTTCTCACGATAGACACTTTTTAAATGCAGTTTGTACTCATATCCTAGATGTAGATTTTAAGAAAATTAGAGAATTTACAGGTACTTATGATGATTGGTACATTGCTTCAACAGTATTAGCAAAACAAGCTCAAACTGATATGAATAAAAAACAAAAAGAAAAAGAAGAACTAGAAAAATTCATTGCTAGATTCTCAGCAAATGCATCAAAAGCAAAACAAGCTACTTCAAGACAAAAACAACTTGATAAATTAGATGTTGGTACTATTGAAGTTTCTTCAAGAAGAGACCCATCTATTATCTTTAAACAAAAAAGAGAAGTTGGTAAAGAATTATTAATAGTTAAAAATATTTCTAAATCTTATGATGGTCAAACAGTATTAAATGACATTTCATTTACAGTTGAAAAGGGTGATAAAATTGCATTAATAGGACCAAATGGTATTGGTAAAACTACTTTATGTGAAATTATTGTTCAAAATGTTGAACCTGATAGTGGTGATGTTCATTGGGGAGCAACTATTCAAAATGGTTACTTCCCTCAAAATGCCACTGATTTAATTTCAGGAGATATTACACTTTATGATTGGTTAAGATCATTTGATAGAGATGCTGATATTAATGAAATTAGAAACTGTTTAGGAAGAATGTTATTTAATGGTCAAGAACAAGAGAAAAAAGTTCAGTCTTGTTCAGGGGGAGAAAAACATAGAATGTTCTTATCTAAAATTATGTTAGAGCAACCAAACTTTATGGTTTTAGATGAGCCAACAAACCACTTAGACTTAGAAGCAATTATTGCTTTAGGTGAAGGTTTACTTGAGTATCCAGGTTCTGTAGTTTGTGTATCACACGATAGGGAATTATTAGATGCATATGCAAATAGAATTATTGAGATTCAAGAAGATGGTTCGATTGTTGATTTCAAAGGAACTTATGAAGATTATATAGAATCAAAAAAGGCTTAATGCCTTTTTCGATATTTGTATTATAAAAAAAGGGGATAGATTTTAATCTATCCCCTTTTTTATTTCTTTGAATAATCAAGACTATTTAGCGTGTCTTGATTCCATTCTGATTTCTCTTCTTTTAATAGCGTCGTTATATCTTCTTTTATCATCTTCAGTTTGTAAATCAAGTTTTGGTACAGGTGTTGGTTTTCCATTTTCATCTACTGAAATCATTGTAAAGTAACATACATTTGTATTTTTAATTGTATGGTCTTTAATGTCTTCTGAAATTACTTTAATACCAATTTCCATTGATGTTCTACCTGTGTAGTTTACTGATGCATGGAAAGTAACAAGAGAACCTATTTTTATTGGATTTTTAAATAATACCATATCAACTGATAATGTTACTGCATACATTCCTGTATATCTAGCAGCACAAGCATATGCAACATGATCAAGCATTTTTAAAATTTCACCACCATGTACATTTTTTCCAGAAAAGTTTGCTTTATCTGGAGTCATTAACATTGTCATTGTTAAAGATTTTTCTCTTTTTACTTCTTCGCTCATTTGTAACCTCTATAATTAATTATTGTCAAATTTTGATTTATTATAAAATAAAAGCGTAGTATAAACATAGCAATTTCCAATTTTATGTATATAGTTTTTAAAACTATATAAAAAAGTAACATTTTTACTCTCAAACTTTATTTTTTCTTATGTTTACGACTTATTAGTGTTAATTATTGTAACACTAAAACTCTAGAAAAAAATACTAAAATGTATTAAAATGATATTAATTTAATACTATTCAATGTTATAATAATCTAAGAAAAAGGATTAGAAATGTCATTTAAATATAGATTTATTGTCTCTTTTGTACTTTTAGAAATATTTTTTATTTTATTAATCGTAACAGTAAACTTCATTGCAATAAATAATTCTTCAAATAAATTAACAAATCAAAATATTCAATCAAATATTACTTTTATGGATGAGCTATTAAAAATTCCACTAAGTATTTATGATATAGCAACTATTGATAACTTAATATTAAAAGCAACGAATTTAAGTTATGTTAATTCAATTGTAGTATTAGATTTTCAAAATAAGATTCTTTCAAAAGATTATAATTTTAAGCATTTAAAACTTGATGAGTTTATAAATAAAAATGAGTCTTTTTCTTTTGAAAAAGATAATGAATTTTATGAAATTAAAATAGAAAAAATAAAAGAAGAGGAACAACTTCTTGGTACGATGTATATCGTTTTTGACACAAGTGAAAATAAACACTTTATTTCAAAAAATAAAAACAATACAATTATGATCATATTAGTTGAGATATTTTTATCAACATTTTTATCGTTTATAATTGGTTCTAAGATTACAAATAAACTAACAAGACTTTCAGAAGTAGCTGAGCAAATCGGTAAAAATAAAAACCCAGAAATTCCTTATAAAACATCTAAAGATGAGATGGGTATTCTTGCAAAATCTCTTAATAAAATGCAAGAAGATTTAATTCAAAGAAGTGATAAGTTAAAAGAATTGGCAGTAACACTAAATAAACAGAAAAATGAATTAATACAAGCACATAAAGCCAAAGATGCTTTTTTGGCAAATATGAGTCATGAATTAAAAACACCACTAAATTCAATAAATGTAATATCTGCAATTATGATGAAGAATAAACAAAATAGACTTGATGAAGAGTATCAAAAGAACATGACAGTTATAAATAGATGTGGAAAAGACTTACTGTACTTAATCAATGATATTTTAGATATTTCAAAGCTAGAAGCAAAAGAGATAAAACTTGATTTTACTAAAGTGAGCTTATGTGAATTTATAGGTGAAATTGAAGATATGTTTAGACCTCAAGCAAATGAGAAAAACCTTGAGTTTATTGTTTCTTGTGATAAAAGTATTGATTTTGTATCTATTGACAAAAATAGAGTTAATCAAATCATAAAAAATCTTTTAAGTAATGCTTTAAAATTTACAAGTAAAGGTAAAATCGAACTAATTGTTAGAAATAAAAACAATGAGTTTTTAGAAATTCTAGTAAAAGATGAGGGTATAGGAATTGCACAAAATAAATTAGAGCATATATTTGATAGGTTTAAACAAGCTGATTCAACAACTACAAGAAAATTTGGGGGAACTGGACTTGGCTTAGCAATTAGTAAAGAATTATCTAATTTAATGGGTGGAGATATAAGTGTTGAGAGTCAAGAAAATATTGGAACAACTTTCATAGCAACTATAAGTATACAAAATAGTTTTAATTCTTTAGAAACAACAAGGCAAGTAGTTGTAGATGAAAAGTCAAAAGAGTTCTCTATGAATGTTGGCGTAATACAGACTGAAACTAAAATAAATGACATTTATATATTGAATAACGATCCTGTGGCATTTTTAGGTATTGTTATTGAGTTAAATAAAGACTTCAAAGTAAAACAAGCTACAAATATTGAAAAATTTAAAGAATTAATCAATGATATAAAAGATGAAGACTTGGTAATTTTAAGTTTAGATAATACAAATATTGATGAAGTAAAAAGTTTAGATTTAAATAATACGGTAGTTGTTTGTGAGGATTTAAAACTAAGTGAAAATTTAGATAAGCCATATGAAAAACTTTTTGAAAAGAACTCTTTGTTAAAAGAGAATTTATTAACATATATTAAGGATAAAGCATGAAAAAATTTACTATATTAATTATTGATGATATTGAAGATAATATTTATACTTTGAAATTTTTGTTAAATAGTAATTTTGAAGATTTACAGATTCTAGAAGCAAACAGTGCAAAAGATGCTATTTTTCTGATAATGCAAAATGATGTGGATTTGATTTTAAGTGATATTCAAATGCCTGAAATTGATGGCTTTGAGTTAGTAGAATATCTTCAATCCGTACCCTCTACAAGTCAAATACCTATAGTTTTAATTACTGGTATTTATCATGATGATATATATAAAAAAAGAGCATTCTCTCTTTCAAATGAAGTGGTTGATTTTATTAGTAAGCCAATTGATGATGAGATTTTATGTCAGAAACTAAGAGTTTATATTAAGATTTTTGAAGAAAAAAAGATTACTAAAGAAAATTTACTACAAAAAGATAGATTAATAAAAGACCATAATAAAGTAAATAGTATGCTTGATAATTTAGATAATATAAATGAAGATTTACAAGGTATTATAAAACATAGTGATGAATACAAAAAGTTAATGGAAGAAGAGGATTTACTAATAGATTTAGAAGAGGTAGTAGCAAAAAATAAATCTTAGCAAAACTAGAGATTAAATCATCTCTAGCATTTGCTCTTCTGTGAGTGTTGATACTTTTAAATCAACAGCTTTGTCGTATTTACTACCAGCATCTTCACCATAAATTAAATAATCAGTTTTTTTAGACACAGATGAACTTACTTTTGCACCTAAGGCTTCTAGCTCTTTTTTTATTAACCCTCGTGATCTACTCATTGTTCCTGTTAAAACTACTGTTTTACCTTTGAAGTTATTCTCTTGTATTTCTACTTTTTCTTCAACTGTAGGCTGAATTATTTCAAGAAGTTTTAAAACAAGTTCTTTATTCACATGCATAAACTCAACAAATGATTTTGCCATTTGCTCTCCAATACCATCTAAAGCAATTAATGAATCAATATCAATATTTACAACATTTAAACCAAACTCTAAACAAATTTGTTTTGATGCAACTTCACCTATATGCTCAATTCCTAAAGCATTTATAACTCTGTGAAGTTCAACACCTTTTGTATTTTTGATAGAGTTTAATAGATTATTTATTTTTTTATCTTTAAATCCTTCTAGGTCTGCTAAGTTCTCATATTCTAATGAATATAAATCTAAAATATCATAGATTTTCTTTTCTCTTACAAGTTGTTCAACTATCTTAATTCCAAGTCCATCTATATTCATACAGTTTTTACTAGCAAAATAGATAATAGAATTAGTAACAATACTTGGACAATCTAAGTTTTGACACTTAATTAAAGTACCTTCATCTAAAAGTTCACTATCACATTTAGGACAATTTGTAGGTCTTTGTATCTCTTCTTGACTTCCATCTCTTCTATCATGAAAGACCTTTGTAATCTTTGGAATAATATCACCACTTTTGATAATAATTACTTCATCATTTATTCTTAAGTCAAGTCTTTGAATCTCATCATAGTTATGTAAACTAGCTCTTTCAACCATACTTCCATCTATATGCGTTGGCTCTACTACTGCAACTGGAGTTATAACTCCTGTTCTTCCTACTTGTTGAATAATATCTTTGATTTTTGTTGTTTTTTCAACTGCTGGGAATTTATAAGCACATGACCATCTAGGAAATTTTACTGTATATCCTAATTCTTGTTGAGTTTCTATATCGTTTATTTTTACAACCATACCATCAAGCATCATTTCAATACTATCTCTTTGTTTGATTATTTCGTGATAAATTTCTTCAATTCCATCAACTGTAGATGTAATCGTTTGTAAAGGAGGTTTCGCAAATCCAAGAGAATAAATATAGTTCATAAGCTCTGATGTTTTATCAAAATCAAGTGAGTTCTCACCTACACCCCAAACGTTAAAAAATAGTTTTCTCTTAGCTGTGATACTTGGATCTAGTTGTCTTAAGCTTCCTGAAGCTGCATTTCTAGGATTTGCAAAAGGTGCTTCTTCATTTTTAAGTCTTAATTCATTTATTTTTTCAAAGTCTGCTTTTTTAATTACAATTTCACCTCTTATTTCTAAAAGTCCTTTTTCTTCTATTTGAAGTGGAATAGAATGAATTGTTTTTACATTGTTTGTAACATCTTCTCCAATACTACCATCACCTCTTGTAATGGCTTGTTTTAAAAAACCATTTTCATAAATAAGATTTAAACTAGCTCCATCAAATTTTGGTTCACAATAGAATTCTAAATTAGTATTTACTTTTTTAGCTCTATTTATCCAATCTTCTAATTCTTTTGTATCAAATACATCTTCTTGTGACCACATTCTGCTTAAATGATTTGCTTTTACAAAGCCATCTAAAACCATACCACCAACTCTTTTATTTGGAGAATTTGGATGGGATAGGCTTGGATTTTCTTGCTCATAAGCTAAACACAATCTAGCTAATTTATCATACTCTTCATCTGTAGCTACTGGATTGTCTTCAACATAATAAGAATAAGCCCATTTTATAAGTTTGTCAATATTTAAATCATATTCATTTTTAGTCATTATATCTCTTTGAAAATTTTTTCGTATTCTACCAAAAAATAGATTATTTAAAAGAAATATGAATTTTTATAAAAATAATACCTTTTTGATACTATTTATGATTATTATATTATAAAGGATTTATTATGAAAAATATGACTCTTATATTAATAATTTTATTTTCAACTAAAGTTTTCTGTAAAGAGACCGTTACAGTTTACTCATATCACAAAGTTGAACCTATAGTACTAAATAAATTAGATAGTTTATCTTTTGATTATGATTTTATAGTAAAAGTAGTTCCTAAAAATAGATTAGATTATATTCTTAAACCATGGAAAGAGAATGAGTGCAAGGATTATGTTAGAAGATGTTATCCTAATTGGATAGTTTTAAATAGCAAACCATTTTCATTTAATGAGTTTGAAAAAGATAAATTTTTACATAAACAATTAGCTTTTGAGAATAAAAAATATATAATAACTAATATTAATAACAGAAAAATAATCCAATTGTTTAATAATTTGGATGTAAAAGAGTAAATTATGGGAAAACAAACAATTGTTAAAAATTTTAGACATACAATAGGTTTTTTACTATTTAAAAAAATATTTTTAGCATATTTACTATTTGTTGTACTATTTACAAGTTTTCAGATTTATACTGAGTATAACTTTGCAAAAAAATTAATCAAAAAAGATTTAATAAACACAGAACAGTCTTTTAAAACTGTATTAGCTAAAACAGTTTGGGTTTTTGATAAAAAGAAAATTGATGAACAAGTACAAGCTATTATAGATGCAAAAACAGTAAAGGGAATAGTAATTCTTACACCTTTTAATGAATTTATTTCAGTAAAAGGAAAAATTTTGCCAAAATTCTCAAAAATTGATAAATTTGTTTTTGAAAACACTACACTAGAAAATATAGAATATGATACAAACTTGATTAGTCATAGTTTTGAACTAAAAAACTTCGAGAATAAATCTGAAGAAGTTTTAGGAACAGTAACTCTTTTTGTTCCCAAAAATCAAATAGCTGAACTAACACAAGAAGCAATATCATTGATTTTAATAAATGTTATTGTTTCAGCTTTAATGTTATGGTTTTTATTTATATATTTTGCGAATAAACTTTTAACTGAACCTTTAAATAAAATGATTGAAGCTACAAATGATTATGATGTTCAAGAATTCAATGAGATTAATATAGAATTTGATGATAAAAAACACAATGAACTAAATACTCTAGCTCAAACATTCAATCAAATGTCAAGAAGAATTAATGAAGCATATATAAATATGAAACAGCTTACGATGATTCAAGATAAGCAAAAACATGATTTAGAAAATGCCAATAAATATAAAACAGATTTTCTTGCAAATATGAGTCATGAACTTAAAACACCACTTAATTCTATAAATGTAATTTCTTCTGTAATGATGAAAAACAAAGATGATAGTTTAGATCAAAAGCAAGTTCAAAATTTAAAAATCATAAATAACTGTGGTAATGACTTATTATTCTTGATAAATGATGTTTTAGATATTTCAAAACTTGAAGCAGGGGAGTTGACTTTAGATTATACTCAAGTGAATATGTGTGATTTGATGCATAGTATTAAAGATATGTTTGCCCCTCAAGTTCAAGAGAAAAATTTAGAATTTGTATTTAATTGTGATAGTAATATAGGGGATGTTTATACAGATCCAAATAGAGTAAAACAAATAATAAAAAATTTACTTAGTAATGCCTTAAAATTTGTAAAAAATGGTGAAGTTAAACTATTAGTAAAAGATAGTGAAAATAGTGTTGAGATTTTAGTTAAAGACTCAGGTATAGGAATAGCTCAAGAAAAACTAGACCATATTTTTGATAGATTTAAACAAGCTGATGGAAGCACTACAAGAAAGTATGGAGGTACAGGACTTGGTTTATCTATTTGTAAAGAGCTTTTAGTATTACTTGGAGGTGACATCTCTGTGAAAAGTAAAGTAGATGTGGGAAGTATATTTAGAGTTCTAATTCCTAAAAACAAAGAAAAAGTTCAAGCAAATACTATAGCAAATGATGAAGTAAGTTTAATGAGTGTTGAAAAAAATATAAATAACAAAATCTTACTTTTAAATAATGACCCAGTTACGTATTTAAGTATTGTAGTTGAACTTAACAAAGTTTATGAGGTTACGCAAGTAACGAAAGCTTCTGATTTCATAAAAGTAGATAATACTGATGAGTTTAGCTTAACTATATTGGATATTAGTAAATTAAACGAAAATGAAATAAATAAAACTTTATCTAATGTAAATAATAATATAGTTATTGTCTATGAAAATAATTTAAGTAACTTAGTAAAAGAAAAAGGTTTTGATTCATTTAAAAAACCTTTTGACAAAGAAAGTTTTATAGAATTTATAAATAATAAAAAGGTTTAATATGAGTAAATTTTCAGTATTAATAGTAGATGATGTTCAAGATAATATCTATTCTTTAAAACTTATAATTGAAGACAATTTTGATGTTGATATTTATAGTGCTTTAAGTGCCACGGAAGCT includes the following:
- a CDS encoding acyl-CoA thioesterase; the encoded protein is MSEEVKREKSLTMTMLMTPDKANFSGKNVHGGEILKMLDHVAYACAARYTGMYAVTLSVDMVLFKNPIKIGSLVTFHASVNYTGRTSMEIGIKVISEDIKDHTIKNTNVCYFTMISVDENGKPTPVPKLDLQTEDDKRRYNDAIKRREIRMESRHAK
- a CDS encoding ABC-F family ATP-binding cassette domain-containing protein, encoding MVQVVNLKKAFGARVLFQDINLKLDTGKRYGLIGANGAGKTTFLKILAGIEDATEGEVQVQNGKKVGTLEQNQFAYEEHTLFDTVLLGNKRLYDAIKEKEELYMSPEFTDEVNNRLAELEIVCVEEDPTYEYDVKITKILEDLGFPASQQTDLMSTLTGGDKFKVLLAQVLYPKPDVLFLDEPTNNLDIETIGWLENQLQHHDGTMVVISHDRHFLNAVCTHILDVDFKKIREFTGTYDDWYIASTVLAKQAQTDMNKKQKEKEELEKFIARFSANASKAKQATSRQKQLDKLDVGTIEVSSRRDPSIIFKQKREVGKELLIVKNISKSYDGQTVLNDISFTVEKGDKIALIGPNGIGKTTLCEIIVQNVEPDSGDVHWGATIQNGYFPQNATDLISGDITLYDWLRSFDRDADINEIRNCLGRMLFNGQEQEKKVQSCSGGEKHRMFLSKIMLEQPNFMVLDEPTNHLDLEAIIALGEGLLEYPGSVVCVSHDRELLDAYANRIIEIQEDGSIVDFKGTYEDYIESKKA
- a CDS encoding response regulator codes for the protein MKNISIKLKLIILIGLSLLILASTLGIVSINQMKETLIESKYSQLTSVRDSKIKQLEDIFKLYKKQIYLLTKTSFSKDLTKEFLAVQEELDIDPYSKFPVNNKKVKELLPKWDAFYKSYTDTYPFDDVYVISAESGHVLYTFGKRNDFGANLANGEFRKSGLAKIWQKVKKYKRVVFYDMSAYEPRNGEPSMFIAAPVYIKDQFKSVLVYKIDNENIQAIMKYRSGYVSSHEDYLVGDDLHMRSDSFLSPKTHSLENSLKYPQSGRVDTIAAKEALRGNTGTKVITDYLGNKVLSSYTNFDIDEELRWAVISEINLEDILKKPNELRNTMIIITLVSFLIIMILLYLVIQKYIINSLSSFQDGLLNFFKFLNQETHEVKLLNSDSNDEIGIMSNAVNKGIEKTRENIEKSDIEAWIKDGVTQLNQILMNLKSVNDVSNESIKFISNYINAGVGVFYFYEEDKQKLQQYASYAHVIRDELSTSFDLKQGVIGQVAFQKEAILLKNIKKDENLITTGTVTQASYNTYTFPLIYNDELFGVIELGSFNEFNKQTLEFLSNITKAICISLATSIQANKVQKLLENTKVANDRLEKQQLELQEANAQMEEQQVQLEEANANMEEQQQQLEEANANMEEQQQQLKISEQNLKLQNQQLEETKKEIEKKADELTKSGKYKSEFLANMSHELRTPLNSIILLSSLLQKNSKKSLNNDDIKKAKTIFDSGNDLLRLINDILDLSKVESGKMEVIVDNFSSKDLLSHLKDTFDFTANDKGLEFNVIDEYNSIIHNDKDRILQILRNLISNAFKFTKEGSITVKIEPSSDLSQEFRINVIDTGIGIPLNKQEDIFKAFTQADGGTSRQYGGTGLGLSISRELAKLLGGYISLESKEEKGSNFSIDLPNLESVNSTKSVFEDEGSFKLQSNEKTKKDLTNNSKKVANDDRNIINTNDEAYLVIDDDEAFADIVYEEIKKDNNFVLVAYDGASGLDLIKNYNIKGVLLDLTLPDMDGIDVLKQLKSQAHTKNIPVHIISSKDKNKETLELGAIGYLQKPVYDGDINSVISSIDSFQEKKIKDLLIVEDDEVQREALIELVGEGVNIKGVKTASQAIEEVKKELYDTVVVDLGLMDGSGYEVCEFIKNNHPNLPIIIYTGRDISYEDKIKLQEYSNSIIIKTANSNERILNEINLFLHREEEPEESNNEIFDAIDLKDTNILIVDDDIKNIFVLDAALKEFEANTFTAFNGQEAIEFLKQNDKVDLILMDIMMPVMDGYEAMERIREDDSLKHIPIIAVTAKAMKEDREKCISLGADDYMSKPIDLNILGNLIKVWSTKKHR